One Thermus sp. CCB_US3_UF1 DNA window includes the following coding sequences:
- the murI gene encoding glutamate racemase: MKDPRRPIGVFDSGVGGLTVLEALRQALPQEDFLYFGDTARVPYGGKPLPMVRRFAWEIAGFLLRQGVKAIVVACNTASSAALPDLAEDLSVPVFGVLEPAAEVARGFARVGLIGTEATVESRAYERHLPLAWAKACPLFVPLVEEGLWDDPVALLVARHYLEEAPQDLEALILGCTHYPFLKGTLKKVLPGVKLIDSAEATARKVAETLAREGLLNPEGRGRVAHFVTGDPESYRNLAERLGVKVERLRRVSLEEL; encoded by the coding sequence GTGAAGGACCCCAGGAGGCCCATCGGCGTCTTTGACTCGGGGGTGGGCGGGCTCACCGTGCTGGAAGCCCTGCGCCAGGCCCTGCCCCAAGAAGACTTCCTCTACTTCGGAGACACCGCCCGGGTGCCCTACGGGGGTAAGCCCCTCCCCATGGTGCGGCGGTTCGCCTGGGAGATCGCGGGCTTCCTCCTCCGGCAAGGGGTCAAGGCCATCGTGGTGGCCTGCAACACCGCCAGCTCTGCCGCCCTGCCCGACCTGGCGGAGGACCTCTCGGTACCCGTCTTCGGGGTGCTGGAGCCGGCAGCCGAGGTGGCCCGGGGCTTTGCCCGGGTGGGCCTCATCGGCACCGAGGCCACGGTGGAGAGCCGGGCCTACGAGCGCCACCTGCCCCTGGCCTGGGCCAAGGCCTGCCCGCTTTTTGTCCCCCTGGTGGAGGAAGGCCTTTGGGACGACCCCGTGGCCCTTCTGGTGGCCCGGCACTACCTGGAGGAGGCCCCCCAGGACCTCGAGGCCCTGATCCTGGGCTGCACCCACTACCCCTTCCTCAAGGGCACCCTGAAGAAGGTGCTGCCCGGGGTGAAGCTCATCGACTCCGCCGAGGCCACAGCCAGGAAGGTGGCGGAAACCCTGGCCCGGGAAGGGCTTCTGAACCCGGAGGGGCGGGGCAGGGTGGCCCACTTCGTCACCGGGGACCCGGAGAGCTACCGCAACCTGGCCGAACGCCTGGGGGTAAAGGTGGAAAGGTTGCGGCGGGTCAGCCTGGAAGAGCTTTGA
- the speA gene encoding biosynthetic arginine decarboxylase, giving the protein MKTARRFSPKEAEEIYLVPYWGAGFFRVGRNGELEVTPLGPEGPAASLLEIVEALRDEGRPLPLVLRFPQILEARVRELNEAFQRAMEKYGYTGGYRGVYPVKVNQRRLVLETVARAGRPYHYGLEAGSKAELALILAQNLSPEALITTNGFKDDDFIRLALMGRKLGRNVVITLEKFAELPRVVRLSRELGVRPQIGIRYKLKAKGAGQWEASGGENAKFGLTTPEIVRAVEILKEEGLLDTLVMVHAHIGSQVTDIRKIKAAVREAAQTYVQLRKLGAPLTYLNLGGGLAVDYDGSKTNFYASANYTLPEYAEDLVYVTKEVVEAQGEPHPTLVTESGRAVTAYHEVLVLEVIDVITPPGEERPQAPSEGAHPLVKELWEGLQGLSPKNFREVYHDAFADKETLQTLYDLGLVSLKDRALGEEIFYHIARRVYAIVRELPYAPDEFEDLEKLLADKLICNFSIFQSLPDAWAIHQLFPIVPLSRLHEPPTRQATLVDISCDSDGKIDRFIDLHDVRQSLPVHAVRPGEPYYLGVFLVGAYQDVLGSSHNLFGQVGEAHVAVDEEGFAIERFVPGETAEKVIEKMGFTARELFQGVERLVRQSRLSPAEKGAFLERYVRELQGYTYLED; this is encoded by the coding sequence TTGAAGACGGCCAGGCGCTTTTCCCCCAAAGAAGCCGAGGAGATCTACCTGGTGCCCTACTGGGGTGCGGGGTTTTTCCGGGTGGGGCGGAACGGGGAGCTGGAGGTAACCCCCCTGGGCCCCGAGGGGCCCGCGGCCTCCCTCTTGGAGATCGTGGAGGCCCTTAGGGACGAGGGCCGGCCCCTGCCCCTGGTGCTCCGCTTTCCCCAGATCCTGGAAGCCCGCGTCCGGGAGCTGAACGAGGCCTTCCAAAGGGCCATGGAGAAGTACGGCTACACGGGAGGCTACCGGGGGGTCTACCCGGTCAAGGTGAACCAGCGGCGGCTGGTGCTGGAGACGGTGGCCCGGGCGGGAAGGCCCTACCACTACGGCCTCGAGGCCGGCAGCAAGGCGGAACTGGCCCTGATCCTGGCCCAGAACCTATCCCCCGAGGCCCTCATCACCACCAACGGCTTCAAGGACGACGACTTCATCCGCCTGGCCCTCATGGGGCGGAAGCTGGGGCGGAACGTGGTCATCACCCTGGAGAAGTTCGCCGAGCTCCCCCGGGTGGTGCGGCTTTCCCGGGAACTGGGGGTGCGGCCCCAGATCGGGATCCGCTACAAGCTGAAGGCCAAGGGGGCGGGGCAGTGGGAGGCCAGCGGGGGGGAGAACGCCAAGTTCGGCCTCACCACCCCGGAGATCGTGAGGGCGGTGGAGATCCTCAAGGAAGAGGGCCTCCTGGACACCCTGGTCATGGTCCACGCCCACATCGGCAGCCAGGTGACGGACATCCGCAAGATCAAGGCCGCGGTGCGGGAGGCCGCCCAGACCTACGTGCAGCTGCGCAAGCTCGGCGCCCCCCTCACCTACCTGAACCTGGGCGGAGGGCTGGCCGTGGACTACGACGGCTCCAAGACCAACTTCTACGCCTCCGCCAACTACACCCTCCCCGAGTACGCCGAGGACCTGGTCTACGTGACCAAGGAGGTGGTGGAGGCCCAGGGGGAGCCCCACCCCACCCTGGTCACGGAGTCGGGTCGGGCGGTGACCGCCTACCACGAGGTCCTGGTCCTGGAGGTGATCGACGTCATCACCCCGCCCGGGGAGGAACGGCCCCAGGCCCCTTCGGAGGGAGCCCACCCCCTGGTGAAGGAGCTCTGGGAAGGCCTGCAAGGCCTCTCCCCAAAGAACTTCCGCGAGGTCTACCACGACGCCTTCGCCGACAAGGAAACCCTGCAGACCCTCTACGACCTAGGCCTGGTTTCCCTCAAGGACCGGGCCCTGGGGGAGGAGATCTTCTACCACATCGCCCGCCGGGTCTACGCCATCGTGCGGGAACTCCCCTACGCCCCCGACGAGTTTGAGGACCTGGAAAAGCTCCTGGCCGACAAACTTATCTGTAACTTTTCCATTTTTCAGAGCCTCCCCGACGCCTGGGCCATCCACCAGCTCTTCCCCATCGTCCCCCTTTCCCGCCTCCACGAACCCCCCACCCGCCAGGCCACCCTGGTGGACATCTCCTGCGACTCCGACGGCAAGATCGACCGCTTCATTGACCTGCACGACGTGCGGCAAAGCCTTCCCGTCCATGCGGTGCGGCCAGGGGAACCCTACTACCTGGGGGTCTTCCTGGTGGGGGCCTACCAGGACGTGCTGGGCTCCAGCCACAACCTCTTCGGCCAGGTGGGGGAGGCCCACGTGGCCGTGGACGAGGAAGGGTTCGCCATCGAGCGCTTCGTCCCTGGGGAAACGGCGGAGAAGGTCATTGAGAAGATGGGCTTCACCGCCCGGGAGCTCTTCCAGGGGGTGGAGCGCCTGGTGCGGCAAAGCCGCCTTTCCCCAGCGGAGAAGGGCGCCTTCCTGGAGCGGTACGTGCGGGAGCTGCAGGGCTACACCTACCTGGAGGACTAA
- a CDS encoding maltose ABC transporter substrate-binding protein, whose amino-acid sequence MKKALAALALGLSLALAQGKITVWTHFGGPELEWLKAQAQAFEKAAGTKVEVVEVPFGDIKQKFILGAPQGQAADLVVTIPHDWLGEMAQAGVLEPMGKYVTQGYLADLQGVAVEAFTFGGRLFGLPAFAESVALIYNKKYVKEAPKTWEEFLALARQHTTGATFGFLYNIGDPYFNFGFFRAFGADNVFAKDAKGNLDPSKLLLGGEVGERALSFIKDLRFRHNLVPEGVDYGVADGAFKDGALAMIINGPWALGDYKKAKIDFGIAPFPTPPGAKNPWGPFLGVQGVVVNAYSKNKTAAVNFAKTLITGRNLVSFNQAGGRIPVSKSAAKTLEKDPVVAGFSRVFALGTPMPNIPEMGKVWGPWGNAINLAIQRPDANVKKIVEDMVAEIRKAIGR is encoded by the coding sequence ATGAAGAAAGCGCTGGCGGCACTGGCTCTTGGGCTTTCCCTGGCCTTGGCCCAGGGAAAGATCACGGTATGGACCCACTTCGGGGGCCCCGAGCTGGAATGGCTCAAGGCCCAGGCCCAGGCCTTTGAGAAGGCCGCGGGCACCAAGGTGGAGGTGGTGGAGGTCCCCTTTGGGGACATCAAGCAGAAGTTCATCCTGGGGGCCCCCCAGGGGCAGGCCGCGGACCTGGTGGTCACCATCCCCCACGACTGGCTGGGGGAGATGGCCCAGGCTGGGGTGCTGGAGCCCATGGGCAAGTACGTGACCCAGGGCTATCTGGCCGACCTCCAGGGCGTGGCGGTGGAGGCCTTCACCTTCGGGGGACGGCTTTTTGGCCTTCCCGCCTTCGCGGAGAGCGTGGCCCTCATCTACAACAAAAAATACGTGAAGGAAGCCCCCAAGACCTGGGAGGAGTTCCTGGCCCTGGCCCGGCAGCACACCACGGGCGCCACCTTCGGCTTCCTCTACAACATCGGCGACCCCTACTTCAACTTCGGCTTCTTCCGGGCCTTTGGCGCGGATAACGTCTTCGCCAAGGACGCCAAGGGGAACCTGGACCCGAGCAAGCTCCTCCTGGGCGGGGAGGTGGGGGAGAGGGCCCTTAGCTTCATCAAGGACCTCCGCTTCCGCCACAACCTGGTGCCCGAGGGCGTGGACTATGGGGTGGCCGACGGGGCCTTCAAGGACGGGGCCTTGGCCATGATCATCAACGGCCCCTGGGCCCTGGGGGATTACAAGAAGGCCAAGATCGACTTCGGCATCGCCCCCTTCCCCACCCCGCCCGGGGCCAAGAACCCCTGGGGGCCCTTCCTCGGGGTGCAAGGGGTGGTGGTCAACGCCTACTCCAAGAACAAGACCGCCGCGGTGAACTTCGCCAAGACCCTGATCACGGGCCGGAACCTGGTTTCCTTCAACCAGGCGGGGGGCCGCATCCCCGTTTCCAAGAGCGCGGCCAAGACCCTGGAGAAGGACCCCGTGGTGGCCGGCTTCTCCCGGGTCTTCGCCCTGGGCACCCCCATGCCCAACATCCCCGAGATGGGCAAGGTCTGGGGGCCCTGGGGGAACGCCATCAACCTGGCCATCCAGCGGCCCGACGCCAACGTGAAAAAGATCGTGGAGGACATGGTGGCCGAGATCCGCAAGGCCATCGGGCGCTAA
- a CDS encoding alpha/beta hydrolase: MGTERLELAGLPVLAEIPARPKALLLALHGLQGSKEHILSLLPGYLEAGFLLLASDAPRHGERPGPPPSAKDPFYVESVYQVALGFAEEALGVAEEAQRRFGLPLFLAGGSLGAFVVHLLLAQGFRPRAALAFIGSGFPMKLPQGQRVRDPRVQALYQHPPALRGEAYGGVPLLHLHGTEDLIVPLARMEETLKALRPHYPEGRLARFVEEGAGHTITPLMARMGRAFLEGWLEGGLAPGGA; the protein is encoded by the coding sequence ATGGGGACGGAGCGCCTGGAACTCGCCGGCCTTCCCGTCTTGGCCGAGATCCCCGCAAGGCCCAAGGCCCTCCTCCTCGCCCTCCACGGCCTCCAGGGGTCCAAAGAGCACATCCTCTCCCTCCTTCCCGGCTACCTCGAGGCCGGCTTCCTCCTCTTAGCCTCCGACGCCCCCCGGCACGGGGAGCGCCCGGGCCCACCCCCCTCGGCCAAGGACCCCTTCTATGTGGAAAGCGTTTACCAGGTGGCCCTGGGCTTCGCCGAGGAGGCCCTGGGGGTGGCAGAGGAGGCCCAAAGGCGCTTCGGCCTCCCCCTCTTCCTGGCCGGGGGGAGCCTGGGGGCCTTCGTGGTCCACCTCCTCCTGGCCCAAGGCTTCCGGCCCAGGGCCGCCCTGGCCTTCATCGGCTCCGGCTTCCCCATGAAGCTCCCCCAAGGGCAAAGGGTGCGGGACCCCCGGGTCCAGGCCCTTTACCAACACCCCCCGGCCCTCCGGGGCGAGGCCTACGGCGGCGTACCCCTCCTGCACCTCCACGGCACCGAGGACCTGATCGTGCCCCTAGCCCGCATGGAGGAAACCCTGAAGGCCTTGAGGCCCCACTACCCCGAAGGCCGCCTGGCCCGCTTCGTGGAGGAAGGGGCGGGGCATACCATCACCCCCCTGATGGCCCGCATGGGGCGGGCCTTCCTGGAAGGCTGGCTGGAGGGAGGCCTTGCTCCTGGAGGGGCTTAG
- a CDS encoding ABC transporter permease subunit, translated as MRHPPGLKGFLLALALLLGLLVLATGVGILGYLALEARYALPGWTILGLALLVLVPGAILLTRLFPWLSDWYYFLPALSFLLVFTLYPIGLTVYLAFTDYSGARNGFPDRSTETRVLKQEGAELVLEAPVEEALRCQPCQGEPVEVYAEGHRMRARILEAEGPTLLLDRTPPFPAAFVAKVNAFHFVGLRNFAFILSQAGQALLPVFLWNVVFAGSTVLLNALLGLVLGLILHNKALKLRNFYRTVLIVSWALPGVITVQVWVALLNYNFGAINRLLGVLGVYPIPWLNDPDWAKVAILLVNLWLGFPYMMTATLGALSTIPDELYEAARVDGATPWQALWGITLPLLEKPMVPILLSSFAFNFNNFYIIYLLTGGGPAQEGRLATAQATDILISWAYKTAFSAEGQSAYGLGAAISLIIFAITVAISLVNFRATGALREVR; from the coding sequence ATGAGACACCCACCTGGCCTCAAAGGCTTCCTCCTGGCCCTTGCCCTCCTCCTGGGCCTCCTGGTCCTGGCCACGGGGGTGGGGATCCTGGGGTATCTGGCCTTGGAAGCCCGTTACGCCCTCCCGGGCTGGACCATCTTGGGCCTGGCCCTGCTGGTCCTGGTGCCGGGGGCCATCCTCCTCACCCGCCTTTTCCCGTGGCTGTCCGACTGGTACTACTTCCTGCCCGCCCTGTCCTTCCTTCTGGTCTTCACCCTCTACCCCATCGGCCTCACCGTCTACCTGGCCTTCACCGATTATTCCGGGGCCAGAAACGGCTTCCCGGACCGTTCCACGGAAACCCGGGTGCTGAAGCAGGAGGGGGCCGAACTGGTCCTGGAGGCGCCGGTGGAGGAAGCTCTCCGCTGCCAGCCCTGCCAGGGAGAACCGGTGGAGGTCTACGCCGAGGGGCACCGGATGCGGGCGCGGATCCTCGAGGCCGAAGGCCCCACCCTGCTCCTGGACCGCACCCCCCCTTTCCCCGCGGCCTTCGTGGCCAAGGTGAACGCCTTCCACTTTGTGGGGCTTAGGAACTTCGCCTTCATCCTTTCCCAAGCGGGCCAGGCCCTCCTTCCCGTCTTCCTTTGGAACGTGGTCTTTGCCGGCAGCACCGTCCTCCTCAACGCCCTGTTGGGCCTGGTGCTGGGGCTTATCCTCCACAACAAGGCCCTGAAGCTGCGTAACTTCTACCGCACGGTGCTCATCGTCTCCTGGGCCCTGCCCGGGGTGATCACCGTCCAGGTCTGGGTAGCCCTCCTCAACTACAACTTCGGGGCCATCAACCGCCTCTTGGGGGTTCTGGGGGTCTACCCCATCCCCTGGCTCAACGACCCCGACTGGGCCAAGGTGGCCATCCTCCTGGTGAACCTCTGGCTCGGGTTTCCCTACATGATGACCGCCACCTTGGGGGCCCTTTCCACCATCCCCGACGAGCTCTACGAGGCGGCCAGGGTGGACGGGGCCACCCCCTGGCAGGCCCTTTGGGGGATCACCCTGCCCCTTTTGGAAAAGCCCATGGTGCCCATCCTTCTCTCCTCCTTCGCCTTCAACTTCAACAACTTCTACATCATCTACCTGCTCACCGGCGGGGGGCCGGCCCAGGAGGGCCGCCTGGCCACGGCCCAGGCCACGGACATCCTCATCTCCTGGGCCTACAAGACGGCCTTCAGCGCCGAGGGGCAGTCGGCCTACGGCCTGGGGGCGGCCATCAGCCTGATCATCTTCGCCATCACCGTGGCCATCAGCCTGGTCAACTTCCGGGCCACGGGGGCCCTGCGGGAGGTGAGGTAG
- a CDS encoding TIGR00730 family Rossman fold protein — MARKPLIDQLHHEDAWRLFRILAEFVEGFEALAGIGVPLVSVFGSARFGEGHPAYALGYRLGRALAEAGYGVVTGGGGGVMEAANRGAFEAGGVSVGLNIELPHEQKPNPYQTHALSFRYFFVRKVLFVRYAHAFVFLPGGLGTLDELSEVLVLIQTEKVHPFPVFVLDRAYWQGLLGWMEFLKAQGAIDPQDLSLLTPMETPEEVVAALKGVS, encoded by the coding sequence ATGGCGAGGAAGCCCCTGATCGACCAGCTCCACCACGAGGACGCCTGGCGGCTTTTCCGCATCCTGGCGGAGTTCGTGGAGGGGTTCGAAGCCTTGGCGGGGATTGGGGTGCCCCTGGTCTCGGTCTTCGGCTCGGCCCGCTTCGGCGAGGGCCATCCGGCCTACGCCCTGGGCTACCGCCTGGGGCGGGCCCTGGCGGAGGCCGGCTACGGGGTGGTCACGGGGGGCGGCGGGGGGGTGATGGAGGCGGCCAACCGGGGGGCTTTTGAGGCCGGAGGGGTGAGCGTGGGGCTCAACATTGAGCTCCCTCACGAGCAGAAGCCCAACCCCTACCAGACCCACGCCCTCTCCTTTCGCTACTTCTTCGTGCGCAAGGTGCTCTTCGTGCGCTACGCCCATGCCTTCGTCTTCCTGCCCGGGGGGCTGGGCACCTTGGACGAGCTCTCCGAGGTGCTGGTCCTGATCCAGACGGAAAAGGTTCACCCCTTTCCCGTCTTCGTCCTGGACCGGGCCTACTGGCAAGGGCTCTTGGGGTGGATGGAGTTTCTCAAGGCCCAAGGGGCCATAGACCCCCAGGACCTCTCCCTCCTTACCCCCATGGAAACGCCGGAGGAGGTGGTGGCGGCCCTGAAAGGAGTATCCTGA
- a CDS encoding diguanylate cyclase: MRPTLELLDPLHPLRRRTALWLLPLGGVLALVALGTSLATGLDPVDRVLLPLLAVGFFGLALVLWRLPRAASWVLPAAHALVALYLLSTLAYQLLFRPNPMGLSPAAFWVPFVYFSGFLFFQSQRAVRLALLYLGLLLFLSLLGGLRGHFQPAHLNALAQFFGANLAYVGLLYMLVRIKEGYMEAQLDAYTDFLTGLRNRRYLELALERELFRVQRYGRPLSLVVLDLDGFKAVNDTHGHEAGDRVLKALATCLEGHIRQSDRAVRLGGEEFAVLLPETDLAHALALSERLRQAVARLKVPPAGPLTASFGVAQASPTDSPLSLLKRADEALYRAKRQGKNRVEVG, translated from the coding sequence TTGCGCCCTACCCTGGAGCTCCTGGACCCCTTGCACCCCCTCCGCAGGCGGACCGCCCTCTGGCTTCTGCCCCTGGGGGGGGTCTTGGCCCTGGTGGCCTTGGGCACCTCCCTGGCCACGGGACTGGACCCGGTGGACCGGGTGTTGCTGCCCCTCTTGGCCGTAGGGTTTTTTGGGCTGGCCCTGGTCCTCTGGCGCCTGCCCCGGGCGGCCTCCTGGGTCCTGCCCGCGGCCCACGCCCTGGTGGCCCTTTACCTCCTGAGCACCCTGGCCTACCAGCTCCTCTTCCGCCCCAACCCCATGGGCCTTTCCCCCGCGGCCTTCTGGGTGCCCTTCGTCTACTTTTCCGGCTTCCTGTTCTTCCAGAGCCAGCGGGCCGTGCGCCTCGCCCTCCTCTACCTGGGCCTCCTCCTTTTCCTCTCCCTCCTGGGGGGGCTACGGGGGCATTTCCAGCCCGCCCACCTCAACGCCCTGGCCCAGTTCTTTGGGGCCAACCTGGCCTACGTGGGCCTCCTCTACATGCTGGTGCGCATCAAGGAAGGGTACATGGAGGCGCAACTGGACGCCTACACCGACTTCCTCACCGGCCTCCGCAACCGGCGCTACCTGGAGCTGGCGCTGGAAAGGGAGCTTTTCCGCGTGCAGCGCTATGGCCGCCCCCTTTCCCTGGTGGTCCTGGACCTGGACGGCTTCAAGGCGGTGAACGATACCCACGGGCACGAGGCCGGAGACCGGGTGCTGAAGGCGCTGGCCACTTGCCTCGAGGGCCACATCCGCCAGAGCGACCGGGCGGTGCGCCTGGGCGGGGAGGAGTTCGCCGTGCTCCTGCCGGAAACGGACCTGGCCCACGCCCTGGCCCTTTCGGAAAGGCTCCGCCAGGCGGTGGCCCGCCTCAAGGTCCCCCCGGCGGGCCCCCTCACCGCCAGCTTCGGGGTGGCCCAGGCCAGCCCCACCGACTCCCCCCTCTCCCTCCTCAAGCGGGCCGACGAGGCCCTCTACCGGGCCAAGCGCCAGGGCAAAAACCGGGTGGAGGTGGGATAA
- the rdgB gene encoding RdgB/HAM1 family non-canonical purine NTP pyrophosphatase → MRLVLATSNPGKVRELKEGLAPLGWTLLSLADFPLRMPKEEGATFLDNALLKAAHVAKATGLPALADDSGLEVYALGGEPGVYSARYGGRETDRERNVYLLERMRHLKGEERKARFVAVLVLAYPDGHVERYEGSVEGYILEAPRGEGGFGYDPLFLVPEAGKTFAEMSLEEKARYSHRGKALQALLKAYEHGPPPREVSKLE, encoded by the coding sequence ATGCGCCTGGTCCTGGCCACCTCCAACCCCGGCAAGGTGCGGGAGCTCAAGGAGGGCCTGGCCCCCCTGGGCTGGACCCTCCTTTCCCTGGCCGACTTCCCCTTGCGCATGCCCAAGGAGGAAGGGGCCACCTTCCTGGACAACGCCCTCCTCAAGGCAGCCCACGTGGCCAAGGCCACGGGGCTTCCCGCCCTGGCCGATGACTCGGGCCTCGAGGTCTACGCCCTGGGCGGGGAACCGGGCGTCTACTCCGCCCGCTACGGGGGACGGGAGACCGACCGGGAGCGCAACGTCTACCTCCTGGAAAGGATGCGCCACCTCAAGGGAGAGGAGCGGAAGGCCCGCTTCGTGGCCGTTCTGGTCCTGGCCTACCCCGACGGGCATGTGGAGCGCTACGAGGGGAGCGTGGAGGGGTACATCCTGGAAGCCCCTCGGGGGGAGGGCGGCTTCGGCTACGACCCCCTCTTCCTGGTGCCCGAGGCGGGGAAGACCTTCGCGGAGATGAGCCTGGAGGAGAAGGCCCGCTACTCCCACCGGGGCAAGGCCCTGCAGGCGCTCCTGAAGGCCTACGAACACGGACCCCCGCCCCGGGAGGTCTCCAAGCTGGAATGA
- a CDS encoding DUF72 domain-containing protein: protein MLLEGLRGYRGYPGGFRAYRRAFPTVELSWWHRVGDPRTIGRLKALAPTGFRFSVHGHKHLSYRPSGEERRVLRRFLRRFRLFGPKAGAVRLEVPEGVEPEAFASWLDLLEEVLKEVGPVALAFQVAEALKPLVRGRGYALVNEAGGPFLYLVDPEGPLPEGEGYLYRRHPSQAAPSALHSRAEVDPG from the coding sequence TTGCTCCTGGAGGGGCTTAGGGGATACCGGGGCTACCCGGGTGGCTTCCGGGCCTACCGCCGGGCCTTCCCCACGGTGGAACTCTCCTGGTGGCACCGGGTGGGGGACCCAAGAACAATTGGCCGCCTCAAGGCCCTAGCCCCTACAGGCTTCCGCTTCAGCGTCCACGGGCACAAGCACCTCAGCTACCGCCCCTCCGGGGAGGAACGGCGGGTCCTAAGGCGCTTCCTGCGCCGCTTCCGCCTCTTCGGCCCCAAGGCGGGGGCGGTGCGCCTGGAGGTACCCGAGGGGGTGGAGCCGGAAGCCTTCGCCTCCTGGCTGGACCTCCTGGAGGAGGTCCTGAAGGAGGTGGGGCCGGTGGCCCTGGCCTTCCAGGTGGCGGAGGCCCTGAAGCCCCTGGTCCGGGGGCGCGGGTACGCCCTGGTGAACGAGGCCGGAGGGCCTTTCCTGTACCTGGTGGACCCCGAAGGCCCCTTGCCCGAGGGAGAGGGGTACCTCTACCGCCGCCACCCTTCACAAGCCGCCCCGTCCGCCCTACACTCAAGGGCGGAGGTTGACCCGGGTTGA
- the metK gene encoding methionine adenosyltransferase — protein sequence MRKLRLVTSESVTEGHPDKLADRISDAILDALIAQDKKARVAAETLVTTGLVFVAGEISTEGYVDIPGLVRKTVREVGYTRAKYGFDADTCAVLTAIDEQSPDIAGGVNLSYEWRVLKSTDPLDRTGAGDQGLMFGYATDETPEFMPLPITLAHRLTMRLAEVRKTGLLPYLRPDGKAQVTVVYDGDKPLYVKTVVVSAQHSPEVDQDQLREDLIREVVRQAIPAEYLKEGETEYLINPSGRFILGGPHADTGLTGRKIIVDTYGGAVPHGGGAFSGKDPTKVDRSASYYARYMAKNLVAAGLARRALVELAYAIGKARPVSLRVETFGTGLLPDEKLTEIAKRVFDPRPLAIIEELDLLRPIYTPTSAYGHFGRHGFPWEETDRAEALRREAGL from the coding sequence GTGCGCAAGTTGCGGCTGGTCACGTCCGAGTCGGTTACGGAAGGGCACCCGGATAAGCTAGCGGACCGGATTTCCGACGCCATCCTGGACGCCCTCATCGCCCAGGACAAAAAGGCCAGGGTGGCGGCGGAAACCCTGGTCACCACCGGGCTCGTGTTCGTGGCGGGAGAGATCTCCACCGAAGGCTATGTGGACATCCCTGGCCTGGTGCGCAAGACGGTGCGGGAGGTGGGCTACACCCGGGCCAAGTACGGCTTTGATGCCGACACCTGCGCGGTCCTCACCGCCATTGACGAGCAGTCCCCGGACATCGCCGGGGGGGTGAACCTCTCCTACGAGTGGCGGGTGCTCAAGTCCACCGATCCCCTGGACCGCACCGGGGCCGGGGACCAGGGGCTAATGTTCGGCTACGCCACCGACGAAACCCCCGAGTTCATGCCCCTGCCCATCACCCTGGCCCACCGCCTCACCATGCGCCTGGCCGAGGTGCGCAAAACCGGCCTCCTCCCCTACCTGCGCCCCGACGGCAAGGCCCAGGTCACCGTGGTCTACGACGGGGATAAGCCCCTCTACGTCAAGACCGTGGTGGTCTCCGCCCAGCACTCCCCGGAGGTGGACCAAGACCAGCTTCGCGAGGACCTCATCCGCGAGGTGGTGCGCCAGGCCATCCCCGCTGAGTACCTGAAGGAGGGGGAGACGGAGTACCTCATCAACCCCTCGGGCCGCTTCATCCTGGGCGGACCCCATGCGGACACCGGCCTCACGGGGCGCAAGATCATCGTGGACACCTACGGGGGGGCGGTGCCCCACGGCGGGGGGGCCTTCAGCGGCAAGGACCCCACCAAGGTGGACCGCTCCGCCAGCTACTACGCCCGGTACATGGCCAAGAACCTGGTGGCGGCGGGCCTAGCCCGGCGGGCCCTGGTGGAGCTGGCCTACGCCATCGGCAAGGCCAGGCCGGTTTCCCTGCGGGTGGAGACCTTTGGCACCGGGCTTCTTCCCGACGAGAAGTTGACGGAGATCGCCAAGCGGGTCTTTGACCCCAGGCCCCTGGCCATCATTGAGGAGCTGGACCTCCTCCGGCCCATCTACACCCCCACCAGCGCCTACGGCCACTTTGGCCGCCACGGCTTCCCCTGGGAGGAGACGGACCGGGCGGAGGCCCTAAGGCGGGAAGCGGGTCTCTAA